TTATTCCTCCTCACATCCGTTAATGAAGCGTTGAAACCTAAGTTTGAGAAAGAGTTGAGGGATGGGGCTAGAATAGTCAGCCACGAGTTCAGAATACCCGGGTGGAGGGAGCAACGGGTTGTAGATGTAAGGGATGATAACGGCTTAACCCACACCATCTACCTGTACGTGAAGGGGAAGCACCGCTTCTAGGAAACCATTATCTTCCTCGCAAACACGATGAAGCCTGTGTGCCCAACCATGAGGGTGTGGGGTCTAGTAGCACCCTCCTCAACACTGTACTCCCTGAGAAGTGTTTCGTAAGCGTGAACATCTCCGAAGCCGCCATGCCTCTCCATGGCCAGCACTGTCTTCTCAACCTGGTTAACCGTGGGAACGTATGCTAGAACAGTCCCCGCTGGCTTAACAGCCTGGTAAACACTTTCAAGCGCGTTCCAGGGATCAGGCATGTCCAGGAAGAAAGCGTCAAGCCCTGCTACGCCTAGCGGCTCCCTTACATCGTGTTTAACCAGCCTCACCCTGCTGCTCAAGCCATGTATCTCCAAATGCTCCTTAGCGTTCTCCAAAGCCTTCTCGTTAACGTCGAAACCATATACGAGTCCGCTCTCCCCCACTATCTCAGCAAGCGAGAGCGTTAAAACCCCTGAGCCAACCCCTGCCTCGCCCACAATGCTACCGGGTTTCACGCCGGAGTAGTAGATCATT
This region of Thermosphaera aggregans genomic DNA includes:
- a CDS encoding tRNA (adenine-N1)-methyltransferase yields the protein MITMDAIKPGDTVLVYIDDSRKFVVKVTPGKILGTDKGFIKHEELVGRLYGEAVATSQGVKALLLRPLRHDYSSTVRRITQIIYPKDASLMIYYSGVKPGSIVGEAGVGSGVLTLSLAEIVGESGLVYGFDVNEKALENAKEHLEIHGLSSRVRLVKHDVREPLGVAGLDAFFLDMPDPWNALESVYQAVKPAGTVLAYVPTVNQVEKTVLAMERHGGFGDVHAYETLLREYSVEEGATRPHTLMVGHTGFIVFARKIMVS